The Periophthalmus magnuspinnatus isolate fPerMag1 chromosome 19, fPerMag1.2.pri, whole genome shotgun sequence region CACTTCAGAGGAACCAGGCCGAGCTGCGTCAGCCTCTACGCACAAAGGCACTTTCATTTTAATGTACTTCCAGCTATTTCTCATGTAAAAGCAGATTTCTTAGGCtgcttgaataaatgcagtagGTTTAATGCAGATAGTTCACATTCACCCTATACTAGCACAACATAAGCAGTTTTATCAGCCTAGTTTACCATAGTTTATCAGCCAAGTTGAAAGAAAAAGGACAAACTTAACACCTAACATCAGTGCTTGCTCACGTGCTCAGGTCATGTGCGCGTTAGTGAGCTCCATGAACAAAACTCTTTCAGAAATTAAAATGTCAGGAGCCTAAATTAGGCTATAATGAGTTCTTGAAAAATAATTAAGcctttaatataaaaatgtctgtgtaagccctcagtggtccaggtatgtccagttgacagaattaaatttttcttttactttaataTGAATAATATACATACCATAACAAATGAATAGGCTTATAAACTAGGCAAAAGTCTAAACATTCATTTGGAGcttattttccaccattttCTTTAGACGTTCAATGTGAAATGCTTTGGTTTTGTGGCTTCAGGTATTCACTTTGGGCCCACAGGTGATCGGAAAGTGAAAAAGATCCTCTCTATAAATTGGGCCATGGCTcgttcagtcacattcacagcaaACCTTTATTCTATTAACGATACGAGGGTAAACACTTAGCAATACAACTTTATCAAGCACAATGATGATGTTCAGGATGATACTCGTCTGCGCTTTGGTTGGGGCTGGCTCCGCgctgagctgcaggtggatggaGCATAAATATAGAGACTACAGAGACAACTCTTTGGGTCTTCTTAACGCAATGGTGAGTTTCCCAAAATAGATATTTGTATCTATGAGTATGCCATGTTTTAACTGTTGTGCGTAAATGTATATTCCAGGTGAACAACTCCATCAGTTCCATCAACTCCACTGAAGACGCTGATCTGGAGGATGCCGTAGCCTTCCCAAATGAGCTCTATAACGTTGCATCTAAAGCAATTGTAAGTAGGCAAATGATTCATTATAGTTTGATTGTGCGTAAAAAGTCAACTTTACACAAAACATGCAACATTTCAGAACAAATGATGATGGATTATTTGCATTttagacagaggagaggatcagattCGTGGCACAGCTTCTGGATGAGATTGTCGCCCTGTTTGAGGAGGACCAGACGTCTGCGTCCTGGCACGAGAGCGCAGTGGATGACTTTCTCAACGTCATTACGCAGCAAGCAGATGGACTCCGATCATGCGTAAGTGCATCTTCTTcttttaacattttgaatttctaggctattattaaaacatacaagAACAATCTGAGTCACACTAAtacaatgcatgttttctagTTTTCTGTTGTTCATGTCAAATCACTCACAACATCTTGTGTTCAGGTTGCATCCCAGAGCCTCAAAAGAAAGAACAGGAAGCTGAGCATGTATTTCAAGAGGCTGTCAACTCTGCTAGAGCAAATGGTATGGCATCTTCAAGATTTAACTTAAAGtctcaaaataaatcaattaaaggCCAACGTTCTTacgattttgattttgtttttcctccttttttagAGTCATAGTGCAGAAGCCTGGGAATGGATCCACACAGAAGTCaaactacatctccaaagagcaGACCTCCTGATCGCCGCTAAAACCAACTAAAGCCACTCACGacttatttattcatgcatttattcatatatttatttaaattaagaaataaactatttatttaccaCATTTGCTCTTCTTGGGTTGTCAACTATGTCTTAGTTTGAGGATGAACAAGAGAAATGTTTCATACATTTCAACATTGTGACTGGCTTTAAGATAAAAGCATTAGCAAATACATGTCCAAAGTGTCTCACCTTTTGTCTTCTAACCGGTTGCTCCTCAGCTTTACTCGCCATTTCCCTTGATTTTCTTCACAGCGAACAGGTGTCACGCACAAGTGATATTAAATGTCCGGAGTTTGATTCGTCCAGTAATTGGCTAAATAAAGCCTTAATAAAGTCAAGTAtggcttaaataaaaaataagaaagagTAAACTATAGTCTACATGATGATAATGGCGTATCTATTGTACATTGTCTCCTGAGGCTCTTCTGAGGCCGAAAACTTCGGTTTGACAAACCGAAAACTGATTACCGAAAATTAACTATTAAAGTAGCCTCAAACCACAGTGTACAATAGACACACCGCTCTCTGGAAGATGTTTAAGGTATTACTCATCGCTTTTGTCGGGACTGGCTCCGCCCTGAGCTGCTCGTGGTTGGAGCAAAAATATGAAGAGTACAGAGACAGTTCCCTGGATCAACTCAATGAGATGGTGCGTCTTGGCTCGGTGGCAGATTCGTAATTTAACTTATAAACGTAACTTGACAAAATGTTGATATAGGCTACTTACATTTGACTTGTGCGTTTATTCCAGGTGAACAAGTATATCTCCAGTAAAGGTCCTGATTTTGAAGACGTCTTATCTTTCCCAAATAAGCTTTATACGCGCGTATCCAAAGCACCGGTGAGTTAATGGCCAAATAGGCACATTTcagtcaaaatgcaaaataagaaACGAAATAAGCACGCAGTGGTTTGTAATTGTAGGCAGAAAAGAGGCTCACATTCGTGGCACAGCTTCTGGATGAGATTGTAGTCCTTTTTGAGGAGAATCAGACCTGTGCGTCCTGGCACGAGAGCGCAGTGGATGACTTTCTCAACGTCATTACGCAGCAGCTGCACGGACTCCGATCGTGCGTAAGTTCTTTTTCAATCTTATACATCTATTGTTCCCCATAATAATAAGTGTTCGATTGCAGTTAATGTTGGGGATACTATGATTTTGATCTCGTATTCTATGATATTTTAAAGTACACTGTTTAGAAAATAGTCAGGTATGAAACTTTTGTTTCTGATGCAAATGATCAAAGTGCCATATAAACTTCAGTAGCTCACTGACTTCTCAAATGAACTGGGAGAATCTTGAAATGTCACTTTGCGCCACTGAACCTTCTATAAAATCTTGTGTTCAGGTCGCAAGCCAAAGCCTCAAAAGAAAGAACAAGAAGCTGAGCATATATTTCAAGAAACTGTCAAAATGGCTGAAGCAAAAGGTACGTTATTTTCAACTATAAATGAAAAcacgtatttatttatttttcatttattttcattttgtctcACTCCTTGTCTCTACAGGGCCATAGCACAGGAGCCTGGGAATGGGTCCACAAAGAAGTGAAACTGCACCTGTACAGAGCAGACCTGCTTGTTGCCTTTATAGCCAAGAAAAAACACTAATgtcttatttatgttatttatgtatttattagtttttattgatgaaatggactgtgtatatttttattatgattgcACTGTACTCTTACACTTACACAGTTATAATATGGATTTGGGGTCTGTGATAATGAGTTACATGAAATACTTAATGTGGTCAAAGCATTGTACTAAAGCAAACGACATCAACATTACAATCaatattacttgagtaaaagcaaACCAGTACtgaatatttattatgtgaCATCAGTTCTACTACTACTCAAATAAATTACAGATTCtggcaaaaaagtcaaaatgaaattAATTAGAAAAAGACTAAAGAAAAAGTTAATCATCAACTTAAGCGATGGCTTTTGTGCTGTAAATCACTGTACATGTAAAATGAACGGGAGGCTGAATGGACAATGCCCTAATAAACTCTTTTGCTGTATCTGCACCTATTCAGTCACTGGTCTTTTTTCTCAGTTCATCACTCAAGAGTAAAACTGgagttgtttttatgttttactccCATGGGGCCTCTGCTCCCTCGGGCTGGGCGTAAACAGAGATCTCCTCGTACAAGTCTCCTTCACACGTCTCAATTGCCAAACCCTACGAGAGAGAGAGTAAATTAATTGCTGTGCTTCTGATACAGAGTCGTTGTAAGGTTGTATTGTTTAACCGGAGATTCTAGAGGTATTTGAAGGGGAATTACTTTGAAGACAGAAATGAAAGAATCTGAGATAATAGTAAAATGCTTGTTGCATACGATGAATATTGATTTTATCTAAGAATAAACTGAGAAATTTGTACGGTTTGTAATGAAGACTTAAAACTGGCTGTGttttgacagtagctcagttggtagagtgtttgccctCTGAGCTTAAGGTTGgctgttcaaatcctgctcttgacataaacaaagataattggtggtgtgattcctctcacagatgaatgctgtcgttgtgtccttgggcaagacatttaacccatcTTGCCTCAGtgtctatgtacactggtgtatgaatgtgtgtgtgaatgggtgagtgactccttgatgtaaagtggtttgagtgccttgaaggtggaaaaggtcCATTCACCATTTCATCATTTAATCTACTTGGTCTCTTATTGCAATGTTAAAACTGTTTATAAGTAACTGATTGTAATTTAGATCAAATGTGAGTCAACtaaaaacgcaaaactgctacttGGCTGATTTGCGATTGGTGCCTGAAATTCTAGATTATCAGTGTCACATGTAAAGCTGCTCTATGTTATTATTCTGGTGGAGGGAGCCATtgaagtctgggaatccctgcttagactactacccctgcgacccagccccagataagcgaaagaaaatggatggatggagccattgagatgttatttcatttcagttttatgcagctaaaacttggaacaatcttcctgaaaatgtgagacaggtctgtactttgacaatgtttaaatccaggctcaaaatggttctgtttagctgtgcatacgactgaaaggtttttattctgcactcttctattttaatgttcattttatgatgattatttattttctgatttgttgtattgtgattttaatgtcttttctattctgtaaagcactaaATAGGAAAGGcaaaacttgccttgcctatttttgttttgccaaGAACGTCCTTAACATGTAATTTTAATGACtgatacatacatttattgccatactgtggaacattccaagctatGCAACATAACATTTCCATGATAACAAGCAGAAAAAGTTACGCTAGGCACCTTTAACCAGTAatgaaaaacaagcaacaatACCTCATAAATATGGTCCACTTCTGGCTCTTCATAGATGGACTCTTTCTTGACAGTCTGTGAGTAGAAATGCATTGTATTCAAAGTCAGCGATATCATACACACACCACATAATGTTAAAgaacccatattacactattttatgtGCCACTGTATTttaactccattcaccttcactagaatcattaggataatttcagacctggaattgccaatctctactgaactaaaagtaaaatgcagctgtaaacttgaaaactgccgcttcatgacatcaccaggcggaacagagcattttgagctttggagatgcagacagactgataataaagtgttgctcaaacatgtgtgaatgaaacaaaacacaacttcagggatgtttttgatgagtccacagcattataacatggtttaaaagagtcagtttttgtgtaatataggacctttaaacagcatgaaaataaaatcaaaatatacaatatgaGTAGCAGGCTTTTTACCAGTGTCTTTTTCCGAAACACAAAGGCAGCGATGAACATAGCCAACAGCAGACCTTGTAAAATGATGAGTCCATCCTTCATCTCGCTTCGATATAAGACTTTGACAATATTCACGGGTtctgcaggagagagggagagagtaacAGGTACAAAACAACAATTATTCTTCAATttgcaaacaataaaaatgaattgaattaactGAGAGTTGAAGTCACCATAGCGTAAATAACTGTATTCTTCTGCTTTGTTACACAAGTAGCTGCAGTCGGCTTACAGCAGGTTACAGTATTAATAGTAAAATTGTGTTAATATAGCTAACCATAGTGTTAATATAGATAACTGATTTTGAAATAAGATTTGAAGATTTAGGCAGCTCTAATTCAGCTGATAAAGCCTTAAGACacttctttaaagatgcactatgtaacttcttaaGCGTGGGGtcagtcacctgcttatcttatgaaaatgttattgctttgaatagaatgttctacagtatggcataaacaaATTACTAAATGATGTTATGTaatagggaggtgttccgggcatgtcccacagggaggaggccccggggaagacccaggatacACAGGAGGGACTATGCTTGTCGTGTCGGGTGAGGgatgtctgggagtccctgcttagactgaggAATAGAAGATTTGGGACCCTACACCTAAAACAAACATAGTGCCCTTTAAAACTTAACAAATTAAAATCAACTAGCTCCCTTCGCCTCAGACATCATCTTATGTAAGTCTTTGGATAAAATTACTACATAATAAGACGCACACTAAAACCCCAAATACCATTTCTTTACagatgatggatttgaaacacatcactgtattctctatgTGAAGGTGGGTTGGCCATCGCAGTCTATTAGATTTATCTACTATCTATTTatctgccagaatacctcacctgcttgttaatcattcaTACTgtaacatttaataccagatcacatgactgcataagacTAAGATGTAAAAGAGGACTTtgactgttttgcttcacaacaATGGAATACACtgcaaagaaaagcaaaaccgGATACTTTAGTGACACAGTcgtaatttaataatctggtaacaaaattttacacacacacacctgcacctggttttaatgttttatatggacttatatacgtatgtgctttgtttgtttttctgtttgtattgtattttaaacagggcacccatgaaaaagagagtccaagtgctttcattgggtccccctgtgtaaataaagataaaggaaGAAAGAAATACAGCATAACTACCTCATTTGAGACAGTTTATATGCTCGTCTTGGTTCAGTGCGTTTTCTGTGATCAGTCATGTGTTACTTACTGGTCACTTGCACTTCTGTTCCTGGTCCAAACACCTTGTCGATCTTACAGAAGTAGACTCCCTGGTCTTCAAGTCGTAGATCTAGGAGGACGAGGATGCCATTTTTTGTCAGGTTTCTGTTCCAGACTTTAATTTTATCTCCAGGTTGGATCGGGAGCTTCTTTGAGTTGAACTCAGAAGCTTTGTACCAACTCGCAGTGGAGGGCAGGTGCTGTTTGGATGACAGGCAGTAAATGCCCACTTTCCTTCCAGTTGTTAAGCCGTAAAACCGgggcttctgggtaatctgGAGGGATTTGGTAGTAGCATCTGACAAGacatagaagaaaaaaaattatatattagaAATGGAGCTGAAGTTCCgacagctgcttgtctccatggagatgatattgtttacaaataaacttgcattgcCTTCACTTtagatgttaattttatgataattatttatgttttgatttgcttgtattgtgatttactgtctttcttattctgtaaagcactttaaattactttgtgtacaaattcttctatacaaataaacttgcctttgtctagaatgttccacaattatggcattaaatgtatctatcttgtatttatttaattacaggcaTTTTatctgaatactttgaaaaacacgcATACTTATTTACTTAACTCCCCACTGATCtaacctgtaatttggctttGTGGCTTCACATCCTTGTTTTCACGGAGatcaatatgtttaatgctataatgtggaatattccaaacaaaacaataacaacttcatggagacaagcaggtggcagatcctgcATAAGAAAACCTACATAGAACCTTAtttaaacatgataaaaaaaaacaacttcctcTTTGCTCCagatggacaggaagtagtagtCTGTGGCAAAAATATCATGCAAAACAATGGTAAGGTGACTGAACAGGCTAATCACAAATAGTATAAAAACAgtacaataattaaaaggccaTTAGTTTTAAAGTCTTATATTGAATAACTACACACATATACCCAGTGGTGGAATGCaacagagtaaaagtagtaaagtactgtacttaagtataaattttaggtatctgtactgaagtagattttacagtggatactttttacttgtacttcactacatttgagagcaggtatctgtactttctactccactacattttgaacagcactgaaaagtaaaagtatttttttttttaattgtctaagacctgctgaaaaagctgagtgtttatttttttatatcaagttcataatttaagcaagaaaaatatatacaaataaaaatagattgaTTTTTTCAAgttatacatttacttttacttgagtatttttttgctccagtatttgtacttttacttaagtaacaacatggagtacttcttccaccactgcatatatCATTCGCCACACAGTAAACTGGATGTGAGGAATTACCTGTAAGATGAAGCAAAGTTAGTCCACAGTATCCAACCAGAAGCCAGCGCACAGAGACAGTCAAAATAGACATTTCTCAAAACggggcaaaaaaataaataaattcaaatgaactataaaaaagtatagcattaaaaacGTGAAGTTAAAAACACCTCTGGTCACTGCTGTAGTCTGCACTGaagtgagagagaggtgaggaggcgGGGGCTCTTAGaggaactgaaaacactttaaatattcACACTTGATTTCAAACATAACTCATCtagagaaaaatgtaaaataaattaaactgattagtttaaagacacagtatgtaactttctggaggtggcacatcacatCACCTGAAGGATTCTACAGAAATAGGAAAATAAAGGTATACTTTcaacatggagatagataagatttatgccatactgaggaatattATGGCCAAAAGGGCAcatttttccatggaaacaagggagggacctccttctcctcttggCCAATgaagagtcgggtttgtggacATGCAGgacacacattttcaaagtttttaaGTGACATAAATAcaaccaaaaagaaaagaaaacaaacaaacaaaaaacacacttttattttagcctattttacaactaaaatgttacatactgtggctttaagtgctGCATAGGTGTAATGATCCGTGTATTTCTAACACACTTAAACATGTATCAGATGTATTAGAACTgtgcatttaaataatttttatcAGTTGAGTTTAAGAGCTTGTCTCTTTGAAACAATTTACCTTTTTTGTGGTCATTTCTTATTTGTGGTAGTAAACATCCATACATAAGGCAAACGTACACTGCTATGTCCCAAAACAGTCACTAGAGGGCAGTCAATATTAAGAACACCTCCCATGTCTTTTTATTACTCTACCACTTCAGATAAAATTCAtcaataacaaaatatacacatttaggATACAGAAAAGTGTGACAGTGTGATGCAACCAGGGGTGCTTGTGGTTCTTTCTTCAATGAGATAGAAGGTAGAAGGATTTCACTACTTTCTGTATGATAAAGTTTGCActggtttagttgtttttcTGCAGGTCACTGGACACAGACACTTTCTCCTCCAACAGGACTGAGATAGAGCAAAGTCATAGAAAACTAGAAAACTGTAAAAGTGCTTGAAAATGCATATGAATAAGACATTTCAGTTAAGACGGCAAGTGAAGCTTTTTACACACAGTCCCTGGAGctaacc contains the following coding sequences:
- the cd79b gene encoding B-cell antigen receptor complex-associated protein beta chain produces the protein MSILTVSVRWLLVGYCGLTLLHLTDATTKSLQITQKPRFYGLTTGRKVGIYCLSSKQHLPSTASWYKASEFNSKKLPIQPGDKIKVWNRNLTKNGILVLLDLRLEDQGVYFCKIDKVFGPGTEVQVTKPVNIVKVLYRSEMKDGLIILQGLLLAMFIAAFVFRKKTLTVKKESIYEEPEVDHIYEGLAIETCEGDLYEEISVYAQPEGAEAPWE
- the LOC117386857 gene encoding interferon a3-like, producing the protein MMMFRMILVCALVGAGSALSCRWMEHKYRDYRDNSLGLLNAMVNNSISSINSTEDADLEDAVAFPNELYNVASKAITEERIRFVAQLLDEIVALFEEDQTSASWHESAVDDFLNVITQQADGLRSCVASQSLKRKNRKLSMYFKRLSTLLEQMGHSTGAWEWVHKEVKLHLYRADLLVAFIAKKKH